DNA from Lactobacillus johnsonii:
TTGTAAATAGATGTTCTTCATTCTTTGTGCATCCCAAGCAGTTAAAACAGTGAAGATAATAACTGCAATGAATGAAAAGATGTAATTAGCTGCTGAACTCTTTAAAAACATATTGATTAACATCGCTACAATTAAACCAATTAATGCTGCTGACGCATAGGAGCCCCACCTACTTAGATCTTTCTTAGTAACTGTACCTAAAATGGCCATGACTACGAAGACCGTTGCAGATGCGATAAAAGCAGAAGCAATATCTTGCCCAGTATATGTGCCTGCAATAAAAGCAAAAGTTACGCCATAAACAATCGCTGTAATCATCAATAAAATAAAACTTGCTACTGGATTTCTCGTAGCTTGAAAATTAATTGCAAATGTTAAAACAATTGGAATTAATAATAAAAGCCACATCGTCCATGGATGATGAACCATTAAAGAAACCATTTGGCTAGCAAATACAGTCATCGTTAAGTAAGCGCTCAGAGCAGATACAAAAACTGCAAGAGCCATATAACCGTAAATTTTACTTAAAAAGCTATTTAGTCCAGATTCGTCAACTAAGTGTCGCCGCTCTGGTTCCTGATCAAAATTATACATATTAAATCCTCCAATCTACCTATATTCTTTCACTTTTAATGTATCACTTAGTAAGGATGAATAGAAATATGAACTATTATTTTATGCACAAAAAAGCAATCAACAGCAAAAATTGCTGAAGATTGCTTTTACAACATTTTATGTTTTTTCATTCGTTCTTCGAAAATACCGTTTACTATTTTTTTCATTTCTTCTTTTTCTTCTGCACTAGCTTCTTCTTCAAAAGCTTTATATAAATCGGGATGCTCCCTCGCAATTAATTTACAAGTATTTTCAGTTGCGTGTTTACGAAACATTTTAGGTATTTTATTTAAATATTCCGGCTTAACTAGTGCGATAATTTTTTCATTCGCAGTCATAATACTCACTCTCTCCCTTATTGTCTCTCAAGCATATGATAATAA
Protein-coding regions in this window:
- a CDS encoding Bax inhibitor-1/YccA family protein; its protein translation is MYNFDQEPERRHLVDESGLNSFLSKIYGYMALAVFVSALSAYLTMTVFASQMVSLMVHHPWTMWLLLLIPIVLTFAINFQATRNPVASFILLMITAIVYGVTFAFIAGTYTGQDIASAFIASATVFVVMAILGTVTKKDLSRWGSYASAALIGLIVAMLINMFLKSSAANYIFSFIAVIIFTVLTAWDAQRMKNIYLQFGGELPTNGLAIVGALQLYLDFVNLFLQFLTIFGSNDNNN